Proteins from a single region of Actinomycetota bacterium:
- a CDS encoding helix-turn-helix transcriptional regulator: protein MDGAKGLGQLLGDRLKELRIEQDLTRDEVARRARQVGLPWSPVIVASFENGRRKTVALEELLLLSYAFRIEPGDWFVGNGWAKLAPDAMASLGMIRAMLAGSPTDSWMRINDRLWDDPEFQDAPGVLGAQFERLNDRIRTAKKYLGPEASTETAIQAVAAAAGEAEVKAAYKFQVEPLQVSLEAFKNWGRGLTQERDRRFGEAARQVSFRSLSASRGHITRSLLKELAPKLKQKKLKAHFRGLQIES from the coding sequence GGACAGCTTCTCGGGGACCGGCTCAAAGAGCTGCGGATCGAGCAGGATCTCACGCGGGATGAGGTCGCCCGCCGCGCACGGCAGGTGGGGCTCCCCTGGTCCCCCGTCATCGTTGCCTCGTTCGAGAACGGCAGGCGCAAAACCGTCGCCCTCGAGGAGCTTCTCCTACTCTCCTACGCCTTCCGGATCGAGCCGGGCGACTGGTTTGTCGGGAACGGCTGGGCGAAGCTCGCCCCCGACGCGATGGCGAGCCTCGGCATGATCCGGGCGATGCTGGCCGGCTCGCCCACCGACTCGTGGATGCGCATCAACGACCGGTTGTGGGACGACCCGGAGTTCCAGGACGCCCCGGGCGTTCTGGGTGCGCAGTTCGAACGGCTGAACGACCGCATTCGCACGGCAAAGAAATACCTGGGACCGGAGGCTTCCACCGAGACCGCAATTCAGGCCGTGGCGGCGGCAGCCGGGGAGGCCGAGGTCAAGGCGGCCTACAAGTTCCAGGTCGAGCCGTTGCAGGTCTCCCTGGAGGCCTTCAAGAACTGGGGGCGGGGCCTCACCCAGGAGAGGGATCGCCGCTTTGGCGAAGCCGCCCGCCAGGTTTCCTTCCGGTCGCTGAGCGCCAGCCGCGGCCACATCACCCGATCGCTGCTCAAAGAACTGGCGCCCAAGCTCAAGCAGAAGAAGCTGAAGGCGCACTTCCGCGGCCTGCAGATCGAGTCTTGA